Proteins encoded within one genomic window of Streptomyces sp. NBC_01314:
- a CDS encoding DUF4157 domain-containing protein yields the protein MNSQYQEASSEQTAEQRRRKRKERAANSRTPEPKDIVSGAGQPLDPGIRRELEERLGHDLSRVRLHTGRDAGHLTDLLGADAVAVGQDIFFAEGTFKPGTDEGRHLLAHELLHTVQNPHGLGALRAGRELGAVSLPQQAIEREAEAAAQDLVRQPEPGSAAESTEIEEGQATPGWLRYATADADRRRMEQLDPATIVDRMANTLLRSLRGDPEDRSGRVRLQLARMGPQVQDIVLERLELRLPTPVLDRLLEAVEETEQAGPLPTEAAAAPLAVPGAVEEVEEERERESGEERQEEDERADGPREEGDGRTAPADDRKDEDAQGQESDASGGQGAARDREEAAGRQQERSQDQQEDRQASGQGAQKDAADERKDAASTEKEQKEQDQSEEREAQEDTDSAQDEAAPEPEEQATEQEPQQAEAVREQAPAPAAVDRSGAEPGERPRTGGDIGAARTVGDPENEQDADDEPLGLDAESAEGDTEPDADEEAGRAPDADTEASGEDTAVDPRLFERRKRGAPRAPTLTFSDGPSVADEAQETAEPETAPDSAARTDEDRAVQGLLDGITADQDSAADGDRLAGAVASPGLGALETSVSITGKDADKERTEERQEDAEAARRDEEARAADGAGQDTAPAPGEAAGPGQLAKADEDARTQTAGSPSGSKGASDGGSRGEEAGRTASEAGASGRSGTEAGGGGGKDTGQQADKGTSQSENATGQDGKGTDQGKDGTQPAPTTPPSRDQDLTDGNGNATAPGPVTGPDKVSTPGPDTALKLAPGHGPVPMSAGPEAKTNAPKAAEAPASGGSTGGSTGSRAQPTGSKRQAARKAAKTARKGGGGGGRTASAPAPVRAGGRGGSRSAPAGGSKAKKEAPAPDVSNATPESGLATAGSLKPHQALETLKGVDGAVGRSVEKERSTLRKAPPKTQRPSGSPRTVPGGPTPAAPGTYTNAKVARTEATAGKTPEITGEQKPEGEVPGANVPEPSWWDIALTIGAQLFGKLLKEILPLDDLIDSILGLPTQDEGLQKAKVGDAPRLPLENDSDPQRTDEQSGKLDERKTELHRAGRDDAARPMGEDQLYPDVPKETLTGKVPGGKKSGKAGGPRSVSAGVPIESASAVAEHDRGPQIQAGFAEGRQKMGQERQAKDKKATDDRKQHDEDLKREVDASSKKQSDARDKGRTDISDSRDQWRKEQDDKVAEIDDKRGKKYDKVREDVKKKEEDTDKDVDKRTEDDNKKIETEQTTAEQDAEKKQNEGKDDADNWLEEAIEKLKEFFEGLKNAIKGIFEKARKAVTDLIDQFKQQVFKLIDDARNWVIDQINTFADALIALGDELLADYPAMRDKWRDTIDGARDWAVQKVNEFADDLKEVAGKLLDGLCGALLAGLDLLETGLLAAVDVAESVTVGALEFGAAVVQGLGEWAAIFNDIVSDPGDWISKAGAAAETGARDHLFDEIKTAVKAWFNQKVQEIIGIPMEDFQALIDGGVTVDQMAQMAWDEAVPQLPVIIGVLVVEKVVAKLIPGAGWVMAIIDALQVAWEVLSEVLNAFGLFMDFLKSVKSGNGALPFAKAVAAGVVALLEIVYQFLIEGVSRFMGKVADRLGDMLKTIRTKKDKPGQPDTPDQPSTPNKPKDEKPKDDKPKDDKPKDDKPKDDKPKDDKPKDDKPKDDKPKDDDPSATNKPADRPAPRKPSPDKTSRPQSKPRPGKRSSPEKKPRPSHTTRPKKRRDDERREEGRDINAARRKAKDAEKRTRDEDRDRRATRRGPARDTLRPDRRRPGRDRTDDRDRDPRNTRPDDKRRTDDRRPDRDGRDDRRRDTGRDRDRGRDRDRDRDGDRRPGDRPRRRDRRDDTAKPVNLPKVPFADADDGERHTLMFHGRGPRAPMYIHSTPQEVPPFMADWRKDLDKPEAENDKAKQLDYVNSAEEEYKEALDTQKKIPKETKGEAEKQEKRRLVYKLEKQMKKFADQARNRLYFDLPEPDFQPFKDHPLGDPENPRRRPEENHISKYLGTSSKSVFGGGGQDAGEAKDGQPPGWTDIRQRGLSEGSRWVRMHLLPERLGGKASGNNLVPARGPEMNNKFLHGIEQEAYDAIPDRAAVIWYKSRAKFDHQDYPHIPSHIYAEYGGYDKVSGTGKNRSDWRSNGTSKPFGLPHEPIAANEKTRLSINDVGRPTIKARLLDGKYESLAKDFVAARDDLHKTGGTFSGQADVHALLTDRLNPKRAGIEVLKRNLRKLDREREVNWN from the coding sequence CGAAGGCACCTTCAAGCCCGGCACCGACGAGGGCCGCCACCTCCTCGCCCACGAACTCCTGCACACCGTCCAGAACCCGCACGGCCTCGGCGCACTGCGCGCCGGGCGCGAACTGGGCGCGGTGAGCCTGCCGCAGCAGGCCATCGAGCGGGAGGCTGAGGCTGCGGCGCAGGATCTCGTACGGCAGCCGGAGCCCGGCTCCGCCGCCGAGTCGACGGAGATCGAGGAGGGCCAGGCCACACCCGGCTGGCTGCGGTACGCCACGGCCGACGCCGACCGCCGCCGTATGGAGCAACTGGACCCGGCGACCATCGTCGACCGCATGGCCAACACCCTCCTGCGGTCCCTGCGCGGTGACCCGGAGGACCGGTCGGGGCGGGTGCGGTTGCAGTTGGCGCGGATGGGGCCGCAGGTGCAGGACATCGTCCTGGAGCGGCTGGAGCTGCGGCTGCCGACGCCTGTGCTCGACCGGCTGTTGGAGGCCGTGGAGGAGACGGAGCAGGCCGGACCGCTGCCGACGGAGGCCGCCGCGGCCCCGTTGGCCGTGCCCGGTGCGGTGGAGGAGGTCGAGGAGGAGCGCGAGCGGGAGTCGGGCGAGGAGCGGCAGGAAGAGGACGAGCGCGCGGACGGCCCCCGGGAGGAGGGCGACGGGCGGACCGCCCCCGCTGACGACCGGAAGGACGAGGACGCCCAGGGCCAGGAGAGCGACGCGTCCGGCGGGCAGGGCGCTGCCAGGGATCGTGAGGAGGCGGCTGGGCGACAGCAGGAACGTTCCCAGGACCAGCAGGAGGACCGGCAGGCCTCCGGTCAGGGCGCACAGAAGGACGCCGCGGACGAGCGCAAGGACGCGGCGAGCACCGAGAAGGAGCAGAAGGAGCAGGACCAGAGCGAGGAGCGGGAGGCGCAGGAGGACACGGACAGCGCGCAGGACGAGGCCGCGCCGGAACCGGAGGAGCAGGCCACTGAGCAGGAGCCGCAACAGGCCGAGGCTGTCCGGGAACAGGCTCCCGCCCCGGCGGCGGTGGACCGGAGCGGAGCGGAGCCGGGAGAGAGGCCGCGCACCGGCGGTGACATCGGTGCGGCCCGTACCGTGGGGGATCCGGAGAACGAACAGGACGCTGACGACGAGCCGTTGGGGCTGGATGCGGAGTCCGCCGAAGGCGACACCGAACCGGACGCCGACGAAGAGGCGGGCCGTGCGCCCGACGCCGACACCGAGGCGTCGGGAGAGGACACGGCGGTCGACCCACGGCTGTTCGAACGGCGTAAGAGGGGAGCGCCCCGTGCGCCGACCCTTACGTTCTCCGATGGCCCGTCGGTTGCGGACGAGGCCCAGGAAACGGCGGAACCCGAGACCGCCCCCGACAGCGCCGCGCGCACCGACGAGGACCGGGCCGTCCAAGGGCTCCTGGACGGCATCACCGCGGACCAGGACTCCGCGGCGGACGGGGACAGGCTGGCCGGGGCCGTGGCATCGCCGGGTCTCGGAGCACTGGAAACGTCCGTGTCGATCACAGGGAAGGACGCGGACAAGGAGCGGACGGAGGAACGCCAGGAGGATGCCGAGGCCGCGCGGCGCGACGAGGAAGCACGCGCCGCCGACGGTGCCGGACAGGACACCGCGCCCGCTCCCGGTGAGGCAGCCGGGCCCGGACAGTTGGCCAAGGCGGACGAGGACGCACGTACCCAGACAGCGGGCTCGCCGTCGGGCAGCAAGGGCGCGTCGGACGGCGGGAGCCGCGGCGAAGAAGCAGGCAGGACGGCATCGGAGGCGGGCGCCTCGGGCCGGAGCGGGACGGAGGCCGGCGGAGGCGGCGGGAAGGACACGGGCCAGCAGGCCGACAAGGGCACAAGCCAGTCCGAGAACGCCACCGGCCAGGACGGGAAGGGCACGGACCAGGGCAAGGACGGCACACAGCCCGCCCCCACCACGCCCCCTTCAAGGGACCAGGACTTGACCGACGGCAACGGCAACGCCACGGCACCCGGCCCCGTGACCGGCCCCGACAAGGTCTCCACCCCGGGACCCGACACTGCCCTGAAACTGGCACCGGGCCACGGCCCCGTTCCCATGTCCGCCGGACCGGAGGCGAAGACCAACGCTCCCAAGGCCGCCGAGGCGCCGGCATCCGGCGGGTCGACGGGAGGCTCGACAGGCTCGCGCGCCCAGCCGACGGGCAGCAAACGGCAGGCGGCGCGGAAGGCCGCGAAGACCGCTCGCAAGGGTGGCGGGGGCGGCGGCCGTACGGCATCCGCACCCGCACCTGTTCGGGCCGGTGGCCGCGGCGGCAGCCGTAGCGCCCCGGCCGGCGGTTCGAAGGCCAAGAAGGAGGCACCCGCCCCGGACGTCTCCAACGCCACACCCGAGTCGGGTCTGGCCACGGCGGGATCGCTCAAGCCGCACCAGGCGTTGGAGACGCTGAAGGGCGTCGACGGCGCGGTGGGCCGTTCGGTCGAGAAAGAGCGCTCTACGCTGCGCAAGGCGCCGCCGAAGACGCAGCGGCCGTCCGGTTCACCGCGCACGGTGCCCGGCGGCCCGACGCCCGCGGCCCCCGGCACCTACACCAACGCGAAGGTCGCCCGCACCGAGGCCACAGCGGGCAAGACACCCGAGATCACGGGCGAACAGAAGCCGGAAGGCGAGGTCCCGGGCGCGAACGTGCCCGAGCCCAGCTGGTGGGACATCGCCCTCACCATCGGCGCCCAGCTGTTCGGCAAGCTCCTCAAGGAGATCCTCCCGCTCGACGACCTGATCGACTCCATCCTCGGGCTGCCCACCCAGGACGAGGGTCTGCAGAAGGCCAAGGTGGGCGACGCCCCCCGCCTGCCCCTGGAGAACGACTCCGACCCGCAGCGCACCGACGAGCAGAGCGGCAAGCTCGACGAACGCAAGACCGAACTCCACCGGGCAGGGCGTGACGACGCGGCCCGCCCCATGGGCGAGGACCAGCTCTACCCGGACGTCCCCAAGGAGACCCTGACCGGCAAGGTGCCCGGCGGGAAGAAGAGCGGGAAGGCCGGCGGCCCGCGCTCGGTGTCCGCCGGCGTGCCCATCGAGTCCGCCTCCGCCGTCGCCGAACACGACCGCGGCCCGCAGATCCAGGCCGGCTTCGCCGAGGGCCGACAGAAGATGGGCCAGGAGCGCCAGGCCAAGGACAAGAAGGCCACGGACGACCGCAAGCAGCACGACGAGGACCTCAAGCGCGAGGTCGACGCCAGCAGCAAGAAGCAGTCCGACGCCCGCGACAAGGGCCGCACCGACATCTCCGACTCCCGCGACCAGTGGCGCAAGGAGCAGGACGACAAGGTCGCGGAGATCGACGACAAGAGGGGCAAGAAGTACGACAAGGTCCGCGAAGACGTCAAGAAGAAGGAAGAGGACACCGACAAGGACGTCGACAAGCGCACCGAGGACGACAACAAGAAGATCGAGACGGAGCAGACCACCGCCGAGCAGGACGCGGAGAAGAAGCAGAACGAGGGCAAGGACGACGCCGACAACTGGCTCGAAGAGGCCATCGAGAAGCTGAAGGAGTTCTTCGAGGGCCTCAAGAACGCCATCAAGGGCATCTTCGAGAAGGCCCGCAAGGCCGTCACGGATCTCATCGACCAGTTCAAGCAGCAGGTCTTCAAGCTCATCGACGACGCCCGCAACTGGGTCATCGACCAGATCAACACCTTCGCCGACGCCCTGATCGCCCTCGGCGACGAGCTCCTCGCCGACTACCCGGCGATGCGCGACAAGTGGCGCGACACCATCGACGGTGCCCGCGACTGGGCCGTGCAGAAGGTCAACGAGTTCGCCGACGACCTCAAGGAGGTCGCCGGAAAGCTGCTCGACGGCCTGTGCGGTGCGTTGCTCGCCGGCCTCGACCTCCTGGAGACCGGACTGCTGGCGGCCGTCGACGTCGCCGAGTCCGTCACGGTCGGCGCACTGGAGTTCGGTGCCGCGGTCGTCCAGGGCCTCGGCGAATGGGCGGCCATCTTCAACGACATCGTCTCCGACCCCGGCGACTGGATCAGCAAGGCGGGTGCGGCGGCCGAGACCGGCGCCCGGGATCACCTCTTCGACGAGATCAAGACCGCGGTCAAGGCCTGGTTCAACCAGAAGGTCCAGGAGATCATCGGCATCCCGATGGAGGACTTCCAGGCACTGATCGACGGCGGCGTCACGGTCGACCAGATGGCCCAGATGGCCTGGGACGAAGCGGTGCCCCAACTCCCCGTCATCATCGGCGTGTTGGTCGTCGAGAAGGTCGTCGCCAAGCTCATCCCAGGCGCCGGCTGGGTGATGGCGATCATCGACGCCCTGCAGGTGGCGTGGGAAGTGCTGAGCGAGGTCCTCAACGCCTTCGGGCTCTTCATGGACTTCCTGAAGTCGGTCAAGAGCGGCAACGGCGCGCTGCCCTTCGCGAAGGCGGTCGCCGCGGGTGTCGTGGCCCTGCTCGAGATCGTCTACCAGTTCCTGATCGAGGGCGTCAGCAGGTTCATGGGCAAGGTCGCGGACCGGCTCGGCGACATGCTGAAGACGATCCGCACGAAGAAGGACAAGCCCGGGCAGCCGGACACCCCCGATCAGCCGTCCACACCGAACAAACCGAAGGACGAGAAGCCGAAGGACGACAAGCCCAAGGACGACAAGCCGAAGGACGACAAGCCCAAGGACGACAAGCCGAAGGACGACAAGCCCAAGGACGACAAGCCGAAGGACGACAAGCCCAAGGACGACGACCCGTCGGCCACGAACAAGCCGGCCGACCGTCCGGCCCCGCGCAAGCCGTCCCCGGACAAGACGTCCCGCCCCCAGTCCAAGCCCCGCCCCGGCAAGCGCTCCTCCCCGGAGAAGAAGCCGCGCCCCTCGCACACGACCAGGCCGAAGAAGCGCCGCGACGACGAACGCCGTGAGGAGGGCCGCGACATCAACGCGGCCAGGCGGAAAGCGAAGGACGCGGAGAAGAGGACGCGCGACGAGGACCGGGACCGCCGCGCCACACGCCGTGGTCCGGCCCGTGACACGCTCCGCCCTGACCGGCGCCGTCCTGGCAGGGACCGTACGGACGATCGCGACCGCGATCCCAGGAACACGCGCCCCGACGACAAGCGCCGCACGGACGACCGCCGTCCGGACCGCGACGGCAGGGACGACCGGCGTCGTGACACCGGCCGGGATCGCGACCGCGGCCGGGATCGAGACCGGGACCGCGATGGGGACCGTCGTCCCGGAGACCGTCCCCGCCGCCGGGACCGGCGCGATGACACCGCGAAGCCGGTAAACCTGCCGAAGGTGCCGTTCGCCGACGCTGACGACGGCGAGCGACACACGCTGATGTTCCACGGCCGGGGCCCGCGCGCACCGATGTACATCCACAGCACGCCGCAGGAGGTGCCGCCGTTCATGGCGGACTGGCGCAAGGACCTGGACAAGCCTGAGGCCGAGAATGACAAGGCGAAGCAGTTGGATTACGTGAACTCGGCCGAGGAGGAGTACAAGGAAGCGCTGGACACCCAGAAGAAGATTCCGAAGGAAACCAAGGGGGAGGCGGAGAAGCAGGAGAAGAGGCGGCTTGTTTACAAACTGGAGAAACAGATGAAGAAGTTCGCCGACCAGGCCCGTAACCGCCTGTACTTCGACCTGCCCGAACCGGACTTCCAGCCTTTCAAGGACCACCCGCTCGGCGACCCGGAGAACCCGCGCCGGCGTCCGGAGGAGAACCACATATCCAAGTACCTCGGCACCTCCTCCAAGTCGGTCTTCGGTGGCGGAGGCCAAGACGCCGGTGAGGCGAAGGACGGGCAGCCCCCTGGCTGGACGGACATCAGGCAGCGGGGCCTGAGTGAGGGAAGCCGCTGGGTGCGGATGCATCTCCTGCCGGAGCGGCTCGGTGGTAAGGCGTCCGGAAACAACCTCGTTCCGGCTCGCGGACCGGAGATGAACAACAAGTTCCTGCACGGCATCGAGCAGGAGGCCTACGACGCGATTCCGGACCGGGCGGCGGTCATCTGGTACAAGTCCAGGGCGAAATTCGATCACCAGGACTACCCCCACATTCCCAGCCACATCTACGCGGAGTACGGGGGGTACGACAAGGTCTCCGGGACGGGGAAGAATCGGAGTGACTGGCGGTCCAACGGGACCTCGAAGCCGTTCGGCCTGCCCCACGAACCCATCGCGGCGAACGAGAAAACCCGCCTGTCCATCAATGACGTCGGTCGTCCGACCATCAAAGCCAGACTCCTGGACGGAAAGTACGAGAGCCTGGCCAAGGACTTCGTCGCAGCCCGGGACGATCTGCACAAGACGGGGGGAACCTTCAGCGGGCAGGCTGATGTCCACGCGCTGTTGACGGACCGTCTGAACCCAAAGCGAGCCGGCATCGAGGTACTGAAACGCAACCTGCGGAAGTTGGATCGTGAACGCGAAGTCAACTGGAATTGA